A section of the Ciona intestinalis chromosome 4, KH, whole genome shotgun sequence genome encodes:
- the LOC100181921 gene encoding uncharacterized protein LOC100181921: MYRSGTTSRTLNQDMNLKMRVVHLMYIWINLAQVLSSPDKMGRVNVTQCKNIPEAVRVECGFAGITPKQCRARGCCFLTTFTLNVPWCYSVQDSIPTPKTTTQATIPETTSTTTFIPIWMQKLLDAREKDETLAPKKLDSNNILTTEIDNELRCQKTARLFMRVSGSTVCDTNIKERISCAGNESLRRNIGESACQACLKNNCCYDPVTKRVNGTLVPYCFKKKENKTAWLKVVPKTNLSQTITSMKQWSGIRQEFQPGRTQVGNSGQSKRLNALVNSLTAGRFPFSTNINQNNILLPPSNLQSGIQNLQQLNWQNNGNGVFINRPSQSTPFGTINPLIQNHPTIAAYTGVSQNTLGSAANSALASYFTNKQNPIGSILSSLQITSLPPSASSLNGGTFLTQYLLGLTPQTPTVENNLNKFSNILSNLLPSGPEPTTQGNSILNELLLNKLPLSSSFSTAFNKLPTIKPTTAQTPSTLTASILNGIPIIYENDRREKPAEICYPRNCGHRATDGQVMQRIVGGWEAGSVKYWPWTASLRRTFRDDNRFTHICGATLISKTWIITAGHCFMAYLRKGAKTMGLAEEFVEVYSIHVGRYQRDTSEEFIQVLELDSFQVHPKYDFRSLRHDIAVAKLKTPAFYTSHVQPACIPGKTERLQPDDQVWVTGWGETYRVGNGARDKLKELRLPLISSAECRSNWPNHFHEAWICTVGAYNEDACAGDSGGPLVKQGSDGRWELVGIAIAGTRRCSTDISDIKPGIYTKVAYYRDFIDIATHGSCRQ, encoded by the exons ATGTATAGATCTGGTACAACAAGTAGAACTTTGAACCAAGATATGAATCTGAAGATGCGAGTGGTTCACTTGATGTATATTTGGATAAATTTAGCTCAAGTACTCTCTTCGCCTG ATAAGATGGGTAGAGTGAACGTAACCCAATGTAAGAACATTCCAGAAGCAGTTAG agtTGAATGCGGTTTCGCGGGAATCACACCGAAGCAATGCAGAGCAAggggttgttgttttttgacaACTTTCACTTTAAATGTACCATGGTGTTACTCAGTACAAGACAGCATACCAACACCGAAAACAACGACACAAGCTACTATACCAGAAACAACTTCAACAACTACTTTCATACCGATTTGGATGCAAAAACTACTCGATGCTCGTG AAAAGGATGAAACGTTGGCACCCAAGAAATTGGATTCAAACAACAT ATTAACGACAGAAATAGACAATGAGCTGAGATGCCAGAAAACGGCTAGATTATTTATGCGCGTCAGTG GTTCAACGGTATGTGACACAAACATCAAAGAAAGAATTTCGTGCGCAGGTAATGAAAGCCTCAGACGAAACATTGGGGAAAGTGCATGTCAGGCTTGTTTAAAG aataaCTGTTGCTACGATCCGGTGACAAAAAGAGTAAACGGAACACTGGTACCTTACTGCTTTAAAAAGAAGGAGAATAAAACTGCATGGCTGAAAGTGGTTCCTAAAACTAATTTGTCACAAACAATAACATCAATGAAGCAATGGTCCGGGATCCGTCAAGAGTTTCAACCTGGCAGAACTCAGGTTGGCAACTCTGGGCAAAGCAAAAGACTTAACGCATTAGTCAACTCACTTACTGCCGGGCGTTTCCCATTTTCAACCAATATAAATCAGAACAACATTTTGTTACCACCGTCTAATCTACAAAGTGGTATTCAAAACTTACAGCAGTTAAACTGGCAAAATAATGGTAACGGTGTGTTTATTAATCGGCCAAGTCAAAGCACACCATTTGGAACAATCAATCCCTTGATACAAAATCACCCGACTATTGCGGCGTACACAGGAGTGTCGCAAAATACATTGGGAAGTGCTGCAAATTCTGCATTGGCGTCTTATTTTACCAACAAGCAGAACCCGATTGGCAGTATCCTCAGTTCGTTACAAATTACAAGTCTGCCGCCTTCAGCTTCGAGCCTTAACGGTGGGACATTTCTAACACAATATTTGCTCGGCTTGACACCCCAAACTCCAACTGTAGAAAACAATCTTAacaaattttcaaacattttgagCAATCTTTTGCCATCTGGACCAGAACCAACTACACAAGGAAACTcgattttaaatgaattgcTTTTAAACAAGCTTCCCCTATCAAGTTCATTCAGCACTGCCTTTAACAAATTACCCACTATTAAGCCAACTACTGCACAGACTCCTTCTACTTTAACGGCGAGCATATTAAATGGTATTCCTATTATATACGAAAATGACAGAAGAGAAAAACCCGCCGAAATATGTTACCCAC GTAACTGTGGTCACCGTGCTACCGATGGACAGGTCATGCAAAGAATTGTTG GTGGATGGGAAGCTGGCTCTGTAAAGTATTGGCCGTGGACAGCTTCTCTCAGACGCACATTTCGTGATGATAATCGTTTTACGCATATTTGCGGTGCGACCCTTATTTCTAAAACTTGGATAATTACAGCAGGTCATTGCTTCATGGCGTATTTGCGTAAAGGTGCCAAAACTATGGGCCTAGCAGA AGAGTTTGTGGAAGTATACTCAATACACGTCGGGCGATACCAAAGAGACACCTCCGAAGAATTTATTCAAGTTCTTGAATTAGACTCATTTCAAGTACACCCGAAATATGATTTTCGCTCATTGAGACATGATATTGCTGTTGCTAAACTAAAG ACGCCAGCATTTTATACGAGTCATGTTCAGCCAGCATGTATTCCTGGAAAAACCGAGAGATTGCAACCGGATGATCAGGTTTGGGTAACAGGATGGGGCGAAACTTATC gaGTTGGAAACGGAGCCAGAGACAAACTAAAAGAACTTCGGTTGCCTCTTATATCATCAGCCGAATGTAGAAGCAACTGGCCCAATCATTTTCATGAAGCATGGATATGTACGGTCGGTGCTTACAATGAGGATGCATGCGCG GGCGATTCTGGAGGACCTTTAGTGAAGCAAGGGAGCGATGGTCGCTGGGAACTAGTTGGAATCGCCATCGCAGGCACCAGACGTTGTTCAACAGACATATCTGACATTAAACCAGGAATTTACACCAAAGTTGCATATTACAGAGATTTTATTGACATAGCAACTCATGGATCATGTCGTCAATAA
- the LOC100179601 gene encoding uncharacterized protein LOC100179601 isoform X2 produces MAFVTILYGVQIDLCDEVGLLKNLNSTSAKFANEILNKEREKLVLLQVEHGSTENISDGLHTNLVYKPLLVNDNIVTQRFKARLSRRDNSPQKSEEKYHSTRDKSKKNEVHPEDNHVDTTPMSGKYRNKKNSSRCRSRSKK; encoded by the exons ATGGCATTTGTCACCATATTATACGGAG TACAAATCGACTTGTGTGATGAAGTAGGACTTTTAAAGAATCTAAACAGCACGTCTGCGAAGTTTGCCAATgagatattaaacaaagaaagagAGAAACTTGTCCTTCTACAAGTAGAACATGGGTCAACAGAAAATATTAGTGATGGTTTACATACAAACCTGGTCTATAAACCATTGCTTGTAAATGACAACATTGTAACTCAAAGATTCAAAG cCCGGTTAAGTCGCCGTGACAACTCACCTCAAAAATCAGAAGAAAAATATCACAGCACAAGagataaaagcaaaaaaaatgaagtACACCCAGAGGATAACCACGTTGATACCACACCAATGAGcggaaaatatagaaataagaAAAATTCTTCAAGGTGTAGGTCACGTAGTAAAAAATAA
- the LOC100179601 gene encoding uncharacterized protein LOC100179601 isoform X1 produces MAFVTILYGENRSQLFNPDCLMHLFLKDVKVRCNCPAKIQIDLCDEVGLLKNLNSTSAKFANEILNKEREKLVLLQVEHGSTENISDGLHTNLVYKPLLVNDNIVTQRFKARLSRRDNSPQKSEEKYHSTRDKSKKNEVHPEDNHVDTTPMSGKYRNKKNSSRCRSRSKK; encoded by the exons ATGGCATTTGTCACCATATTATACGGAG AAAATCGTTCACAACTGTTTAATCCGGATTGCCTCATGCACCTGTTCCTAAAAGACGTGAAAGTAAGATGCAACTGCCCAGCTAAAA TACAAATCGACTTGTGTGATGAAGTAGGACTTTTAAAGAATCTAAACAGCACGTCTGCGAAGTTTGCCAATgagatattaaacaaagaaagagAGAAACTTGTCCTTCTACAAGTAGAACATGGGTCAACAGAAAATATTAGTGATGGTTTACATACAAACCTGGTCTATAAACCATTGCTTGTAAATGACAACATTGTAACTCAAAGATTCAAAG cCCGGTTAAGTCGCCGTGACAACTCACCTCAAAAATCAGAAGAAAAATATCACAGCACAAGagataaaagcaaaaaaaatgaagtACACCCAGAGGATAACCACGTTGATACCACACCAATGAGcggaaaatatagaaataagaAAAATTCTTCAAGGTGTAGGTCACGTAGTAAAAAATAA